The proteins below come from a single Aegilops tauschii subsp. strangulata cultivar AL8/78 chromosome 6, Aet v6.0, whole genome shotgun sequence genomic window:
- the LOC109748076 gene encoding uncharacterized protein yields MQFHGVILGKKAKSLGKIALDVVFGDSKNFSKEKLTFEVVDFHSAYHAILGKPAYARFAHPCYVYLKLKMPGPKGVIAVTGNRQRDEECHQKGFKIADEQMAMVELEEYEKNADPSDLLRAKKPASESAFQSAGETKPVHIHPEDPTAAPTHISTTLDSK; encoded by the coding sequence ATGCAGTTCCACGGAGTCATCCTAGGGAAGAAGGCAAAGTCACTCGGGAAGATTGCTCTTGATGTGGTTTTTGGTGATTCTAAGAATTTTAGCAAGGAGAAGTTGACGTTTGAGGTAGTCGATTTCCACAGTgcctatcatgctattctgggcaagCCCGCATATGCTCGTTTTGCCCatccatgttacgtgtaccttaagttgaagatgcccgggcccaaagGTGTGATTGCAGTCACTGGGAATAGGCAAAGAGATGAGGAGTGCCACCAGAAGGGTTTCAAGATTGCTGATGAGCAAATGGCAATGGTGGAACTGGAAGAGTACGAGAAGAATGctgatccgagtgatttgttgcgagccaagaagcctgcTTCTGAATCCGCATTTCAGTCGGCCGGTGAGACGAAGCCAGTCCACATTCACCCGGAAGATCCCACGGCTGCTCCGACCCATATCTCAAcgacactcgacagcaaatag